One Thermosphaera aggregans DNA segment encodes these proteins:
- a CDS encoding DUF99 family protein: MRVEGFDDGFFPLDFKGRRGTTVIAGVELDNGVLTRMGYGVVVVDARDSERVITAMSKLMTGELVFLDGVTYSGFDVVDPDAVHAETGKPVIVVQHHPLNLEKIREALSKHFPDWAERFRVISRVASSMTFVETPWKPVQIYPAGISFDEAVDLYKRNCIYSPVPEALRIADMAASSISRLRLLQNL, encoded by the coding sequence ATGAGGGTTGAAGGCTTCGACGACGGCTTCTTCCCCCTGGATTTCAAGGGGAGGAGAGGAACCACAGTTATAGCCGGGGTTGAGCTGGATAACGGTGTTCTAACAAGAATGGGGTATGGAGTCGTAGTCGTGGATGCTAGGGACTCGGAACGGGTTATCACGGCAATGTCTAAGCTCATGACAGGGGAGCTGGTGTTCCTCGATGGCGTCACCTACTCAGGTTTCGACGTAGTGGATCCTGACGCTGTTCACGCTGAGACCGGGAAGCCTGTGATAGTTGTTCAACACCATCCTTTAAACCTTGAGAAGATAAGGGAGGCCCTATCCAAGCATTTCCCCGACTGGGCTGAAAGGTTTAGAGTTATCAGCAGGGTAGCTTCATCAATGACTTTTGTTGAAACACCTTGGAAGCCTGTGCAGATCTACCCTGCAGGCATCTCCTTTGACGAGGCTGTCGACCTCTACAAGAGAAACTGCATCTACAGCCCTGTTCCGGAAGCTCTGAGAATTGCTGACATGGCTGCATCAAGTATTTCACGGCTCAGGCTGCTTCAGAATTTGTGA
- a CDS encoding DUF432 domain-containing protein, with protein sequence MYGLVVKDSLEIGEASIKIERFENHLKYWRSMKGDVKEVLLDRNAVVETRPIYSLFHPSYVTGYILFSFSKPVVLSPKSTLRIQLQLPVDLAIYAYSGDFYQLIDLIPLHPSYKYALYGPVVSSVEATGYIARLVKGEPVADNTAEPLEKHCLTRVLIVNKTQDFASVTKILLDAKPLKIFYVPGTWKCYTQDIKMIINSDEHASILYEEKPCKECVELEEPEEFKGLLRALSTEMLWGY encoded by the coding sequence ATGTACGGCTTAGTGGTCAAGGATTCCTTGGAGATCGGCGAGGCTTCCATCAAGATTGAGCGTTTCGAAAACCATTTGAAGTACTGGCGAAGCATGAAAGGGGATGTTAAGGAAGTCCTTCTCGACAGGAACGCGGTGGTTGAGACCAGGCCTATCTACTCGCTTTTCCACCCCTCCTACGTGACAGGTTACATACTGTTTTCGTTTTCCAAACCGGTTGTCCTGAGCCCTAAATCCACCCTGAGAATCCAGCTGCAGCTACCTGTCGACCTAGCAATATACGCGTACAGCGGGGACTTCTACCAGTTGATCGACCTGATACCGTTGCATCCAAGCTACAAGTATGCTCTATATGGACCAGTAGTATCATCGGTTGAGGCCACGGGCTACATAGCCAGGCTTGTGAAAGGGGAACCGGTGGCTGACAACACGGCTGAGCCCTTGGAGAAGCATTGCTTGACAAGAGTGTTAATTGTGAATAAAACCCAGGATTTCGCCAGCGTCACGAAAATCCTGTTGGACGCTAAGCCCTTGAAAATATTCTATGTTCCAGGAACGTGGAAGTGCTACACGCAGGATATTAAAATGATTATAAACTCCGACGAGCATGCTTCAATCCTCTACGAGGAGAAGCCGTGCAAGGAGTGCGTCGAGCTCGAGGAGCCCGAGGAGTTTAAAGGATTATTGAGAGCCTTAAGCACTGAAATGCTGTGGGGGTATTAG
- a CDS encoding DNA-directed RNA polymerase subunit H, giving the protein MKKRINILEHELVPKHEVLDPKEAAEVLKRLGLHPWQLPWISIDDPVVKAIGAKPGDIIRIYRKSPTAGTSIAYRYVVVDVTKKTEA; this is encoded by the coding sequence ATGAAGAAGAGAATTAATATTCTGGAACACGAGCTAGTGCCAAAGCATGAAGTTCTCGACCCTAAGGAAGCCGCTGAGGTTTTGAAAAGGCTTGGACTCCATCCTTGGCAACTCCCCTGGATCTCCATCGACGACCCCGTTGTCAAGGCGATCGGTGCTAAGCCGGGGGATATCATAAGGATATATAGGAAGAGCCCTACCGCTGGGACTTCAATAGCATACAGGTATGTAGTCGTTGATGTTACCAAGAAGACGGAGGCTTGA
- a CDS encoding mechanosensitive ion channel family protein, translating into MSTVDSILSILSNPQLLNITVALIILGIGYFTALLIRRTVFKVGARLYARNIASLVSKIIYYVILLIALSTALGYLGVELTGLIIAGGFAGIIVGVALQPLMASFFAGLYVMAERVIQQGEVVSIGNTMGEVVEVSLMFTKIRTFDGVLVTMPNSQLLSSVIQNYSKAVARRLEFTVSIAYSEDAEKAYRVIKETVDSHPYVLAEPAPDIFVSKLGDSGVVITVRVWVPRTLVYPVTKDLLWKIKKSLDNAGVSIPFPQLDVWIKTPVTLKREGSG; encoded by the coding sequence ATGAGCACCGTCGACTCGATTCTAAGCATCCTGAGCAACCCCCAGCTCCTAAACATCACCGTCGCGCTCATCATACTCGGCATAGGATACTTCACAGCCCTGTTAATCCGTAGAACAGTCTTCAAGGTAGGGGCTCGACTCTACGCTAGAAACATTGCAAGCCTTGTCTCCAAAATTATCTACTATGTAATCCTCCTCATAGCTCTATCCACAGCTCTCGGATACTTAGGAGTGGAGCTAACAGGCTTGATAATAGCTGGAGGATTCGCGGGCATAATAGTCGGTGTAGCATTGCAACCCTTAATGGCAAGCTTCTTCGCCGGACTCTACGTTATGGCTGAAAGAGTGATCCAGCAGGGAGAGGTTGTTTCCATAGGCAACACCATGGGGGAGGTGGTCGAGGTCTCATTAATGTTCACCAAGATAAGAACGTTCGACGGAGTACTGGTCACCATGCCGAACAGCCAGCTCTTATCAAGCGTTATTCAAAACTACAGTAAAGCTGTTGCGAGAAGGCTTGAGTTCACTGTTTCAATAGCCTACAGCGAGGATGCTGAGAAAGCCTACAGGGTGATAAAGGAGACCGTGGACAGCCATCCCTACGTGCTGGCGGAACCGGCTCCCGATATTTTCGTGTCAAAACTCGGGGACAGCGGGGTGGTTATCACTGTCAGGGTATGGGTGCCCAGAACACTTGTATACCCTGTAACGAAAGACTTGCTATGGAAGATTAAGAAATCCCTTGACAATGCAGGTGTTTCAATACCGTTCCCGCAGCTGGATGTCTGGATAAAAACCCCTGTCACGCTCAAGAGGGAGGGGAGCGGTTAA
- a CDS encoding Cdc6/Cdc18 family protein, producing the protein MSEIIDDLIKRTGAASKIFMDREVLQPDYVPDTLPHRENEIKRLAEHLIVVARGVRPSNVLIYGLTGTGKTAVARYVVRKIVEKSASLGTKLKDAYVNTRKVDTTYRVIAEIARQLGLMVPYTGLAVSEVYRRYVNALENWGGLHVVILDEIDYYVRREGDDLLYKLVRINEELSNSKVVLIGITNDINFVENLDPRVRSSLGEVEMVFPPYNAEQLYTILKQRAEKAFVPGAISDGVISFCAAIAAREHGDARRALDLLRVAGEIAEREGAAEVTVEHVRKASVEIEEGRVYQTVSFLPLHQKLVLKEILEIVKKKGSATTGEVYLAYVNRVRDLGYEPLTQRRVSEIISQLDMMGLVLAEVVNRGRHGVTKVIKVKPDIIKNIEEALKDLG; encoded by the coding sequence ATGAGCGAGATAATAGATGATTTGATAAAGAGGACAGGCGCTGCCTCGAAAATCTTCATGGATAGGGAGGTTCTCCAGCCGGACTACGTGCCGGACACCCTTCCCCACAGGGAGAATGAGATTAAAAGGCTCGCGGAACACTTGATCGTTGTGGCCCGCGGGGTTAGGCCGAGCAACGTGCTGATATATGGTTTAACCGGTACCGGTAAAACAGCTGTTGCAAGGTATGTGGTAAGGAAGATTGTTGAGAAATCAGCCTCGCTTGGAACAAAGCTGAAGGATGCTTACGTTAACACTAGGAAGGTGGATACGACCTACAGGGTGATAGCTGAGATTGCGAGGCAGCTTGGCCTCATGGTTCCCTACACTGGTTTAGCGGTGAGCGAGGTGTACAGGAGGTATGTTAACGCGTTGGAGAACTGGGGAGGCCTACACGTGGTGATTCTTGACGAGATAGACTACTATGTTAGAAGGGAGGGGGATGACCTCCTCTACAAGCTTGTCAGGATAAACGAGGAGCTCTCCAACTCGAAAGTGGTTTTAATCGGGATAACCAACGATATTAATTTCGTTGAAAACCTGGATCCAAGGGTTAGGTCTAGCCTCGGAGAGGTTGAAATGGTTTTCCCACCCTACAATGCCGAGCAGTTATACACTATCCTGAAGCAGAGGGCGGAGAAAGCGTTCGTCCCCGGGGCTATAAGCGATGGAGTAATCTCCTTCTGCGCGGCAATAGCTGCTAGGGAGCACGGTGACGCTAGGAGAGCCTTGGACCTGCTGAGGGTTGCAGGAGAGATAGCTGAGAGGGAGGGTGCTGCGGAGGTTACAGTGGAGCATGTTAGGAAAGCATCTGTTGAAATAGAGGAGGGGAGGGTTTACCAGACGGTTTCATTCCTACCCCTCCACCAGAAGCTTGTTTTGAAAGAGATCCTGGAGATCGTGAAGAAGAAGGGCTCAGCCACCACCGGGGAGGTGTACCTTGCTTACGTGAACAGGGTTAGAGACCTCGGGTATGAGCCTCTCACTCAGCGAAGGGTTAGCGAGATCATTTCTCAACTAGACATGATGGGCCTTGTCCTGGCGGAAGTGGTTAACAGGGGTAGGCACGGGGTTACAAAGGTGATAAAGGTTAAGCCGGACATTATCAAGAATATTGAGGAAGCATTGAAGGATTTAGGATGA
- a CDS encoding DNA-directed RNA polymerase subunit B encodes MAAQLTVEDLWLVMKKYFEEKGLVRQHLDSYDRFIRELLPEMLKEFKEIPITEDVKITIVDYRIEEPKWITLEGIPEEKTPMECRLRNLTYAAPVMVRIKYVDETGRSKEQELKLMDLPVMLKSSIDPLSKMTPEELTSIGEDPKDPGGYFIINGSEKVLVAQEDLASNNIITDVAPEGSSYTHLAKIISVSKGKRSQLVIERRKDGTFYANFQGHKIPVIVLMKALGLVGEDEILYAVSLNSDIQLHLFPSIQEVSKIFPREPIPEGLSPEEEERVLREIKEKEIEEALDYIGSRIAIGRPREERIRRAQRALDENLLPHIGTDPSPETRIKKAVFIGQMISRIIELHLGFREPDDKDHYRNKRLKLAGDLLSVLLRTALLAFTRDLKESAEKYLAKNRRLDLKMVIKPSVITDRILHAMATGNWPGGKTGVSQLLDRTNMLSTLSHLRRVVSPLSRGQPHFEARELHGTQWGRMCPFETPEGANIGLVKNLALMVNVSVGIPESEVEPILYKHQVKPLITITDKATGKTVKGILDEVKEAVRKYGELPSEYGGWSKVYLNGRLIGYHPNGEELVKELRKMRRQGKLSTEVNIAHIKTEYLDEVYVNTDPGRIRRPLLVVEKGEVKLTRTHLEKLRKGEISFEDLVNKGIIEYLDPDEEENAYIALSIDNITPEHTHVEIWIPAILGITASIIPYPEHNQSPRNMYQAAMAKQSLGLYSANFQKRMDTRGHFLHYPQKPLVQTRSMEVIGYNERPAGQNMVVAVLTFTGYNIEDALIMNKSSADRGLARSTFFRLYSTVEYKYMGGQQDEIVIPPTNIRGYRGLRAYEKLEEDGIVAPETQVAGGDVLVGKISPPRFLGAQEYMLGAGLTKQDTSVVMRHEEKGVVDTVLITTDSEGNKLVKVRVRDLRIPELGDKFASRHGQKGVLGLLVPQYDMPFTEEGVVPDLVINPHAFPSRMTVGQLIESIAGKVAALEGRVVDATPFHKTPVKELEIVLKRHRYLPTGEEVMYDGRTGEMIESPVFIGIVYYQKLHHMVSDKVHARARGPVQILTRQPTEGRSRAGGLRWGEMEVDCLVGHGTSLLLRETILDRSDITRVYVCEICGHIGWYDRNKGKYLCPIHKEKGSLKPVEISYAFKLLLQELMSFGVKPRLVVKDVRKEV; translated from the coding sequence ATGGCAGCCCAGTTAACAGTTGAAGATCTATGGCTCGTTATGAAGAAGTATTTCGAGGAGAAAGGGCTTGTAAGACAGCACCTTGACAGTTACGACAGGTTTATCCGCGAGCTCCTGCCGGAGATGTTGAAGGAGTTTAAGGAAATCCCTATCACCGAGGACGTGAAGATCACTATTGTCGACTACCGCATTGAGGAGCCGAAGTGGATAACTCTTGAAGGGATACCTGAGGAGAAGACGCCGATGGAGTGTAGGCTGAGAAACCTCACTTACGCTGCTCCCGTAATGGTTAGGATAAAGTATGTTGATGAAACCGGGAGGTCTAAGGAGCAGGAGTTAAAGCTGATGGATCTACCGGTGATGTTGAAATCCAGTATCGACCCGTTGAGCAAGATGACTCCTGAGGAGTTAACATCTATCGGGGAGGACCCGAAGGATCCCGGCGGCTACTTCATAATAAACGGTAGCGAGAAGGTGCTGGTTGCTCAGGAAGACCTGGCGAGCAACAACATTATCACGGACGTGGCGCCGGAGGGGTCGTCCTACACTCATTTAGCTAAGATAATAAGTGTTTCAAAAGGCAAGAGATCCCAGCTCGTCATAGAGCGGAGGAAGGATGGAACATTCTACGCTAACTTCCAGGGGCATAAAATACCCGTGATCGTGTTGATGAAGGCTCTGGGGCTGGTTGGAGAGGATGAAATCCTCTACGCTGTCAGCCTCAACTCAGATATTCAGCTACACCTGTTCCCCTCGATACAGGAGGTTTCGAAGATCTTTCCGAGAGAGCCTATCCCCGAGGGACTCTCCCCCGAGGAGGAGGAGCGAGTACTAAGGGAGATAAAGGAGAAGGAGATTGAGGAAGCTTTAGACTACATAGGCTCAAGAATAGCGATAGGCAGGCCTAGGGAGGAGAGAATAAGGAGAGCGCAGAGAGCACTGGATGAAAACCTCCTCCCGCACATAGGGACTGATCCAAGCCCTGAGACAAGGATTAAGAAGGCTGTTTTCATCGGGCAGATGATTTCTAGAATAATCGAGCTCCACCTAGGGTTCAGGGAGCCGGATGACAAGGACCATTACAGGAATAAGAGGCTTAAGCTGGCTGGAGACCTCCTCTCCGTCCTCCTAAGAACTGCACTACTGGCTTTCACCCGGGATTTGAAAGAAAGCGCTGAGAAGTACCTGGCGAAGAACAGGAGACTAGATCTCAAAATGGTTATAAAACCCAGCGTGATAACCGATAGGATTCTCCACGCAATGGCAACTGGGAACTGGCCCGGCGGTAAAACAGGCGTCAGCCAGCTACTTGACAGGACCAACATGCTCAGCACTCTAAGCCATTTAAGAAGGGTTGTGTCACCGCTTTCGAGAGGTCAACCCCACTTCGAGGCCAGAGAGCTCCACGGGACTCAATGGGGCAGGATGTGCCCGTTTGAAACACCTGAAGGAGCTAACATCGGTCTCGTTAAAAACCTTGCTTTAATGGTTAACGTCAGCGTGGGTATCCCCGAGTCAGAGGTAGAGCCCATACTCTACAAGCACCAGGTTAAGCCTTTGATAACGATAACCGACAAGGCAACCGGTAAGACAGTGAAGGGTATACTGGACGAGGTGAAGGAAGCTGTTAGAAAATACGGCGAACTACCCAGCGAGTACGGAGGCTGGAGCAAGGTATACCTTAACGGGAGGTTGATCGGCTACCATCCAAACGGGGAGGAGCTTGTCAAAGAGCTAAGGAAGATGAGGAGACAGGGCAAGCTCAGCACCGAGGTTAACATAGCCCATATTAAAACAGAGTATCTCGACGAAGTCTATGTGAACACAGACCCGGGCAGGATTAGGAGGCCCCTGCTGGTTGTTGAGAAGGGAGAGGTTAAACTCACACGCACCCACCTGGAGAAGCTTAGAAAGGGTGAGATAAGCTTCGAAGACCTTGTGAACAAGGGGATTATAGAGTACCTGGATCCTGACGAGGAGGAGAACGCTTACATCGCTCTCTCAATCGACAATATCACGCCGGAGCACACGCATGTCGAGATCTGGATACCGGCTATACTCGGCATAACAGCATCGATAATCCCCTATCCCGAGCACAACCAGAGCCCGAGAAACATGTACCAGGCTGCGATGGCTAAGCAGAGCCTGGGACTCTACTCCGCGAACTTCCAGAAGAGAATGGATACAAGGGGACACTTCCTCCACTACCCGCAGAAACCGCTTGTGCAGACTCGCTCGATGGAGGTTATAGGGTATAATGAGCGCCCCGCAGGGCAGAACATGGTAGTAGCAGTGTTAACGTTCACAGGGTACAATATTGAGGACGCGCTCATCATGAACAAGAGCAGTGCTGACAGGGGGCTTGCGAGAAGCACGTTCTTCAGGCTCTACTCAACGGTTGAATACAAGTACATGGGTGGTCAGCAGGACGAGATAGTTATACCTCCAACCAACATTAGAGGATACAGAGGGCTAAGGGCATATGAGAAGCTGGAGGAGGATGGTATCGTAGCCCCTGAGACCCAGGTCGCAGGCGGCGATGTCCTCGTAGGGAAGATAAGTCCTCCAAGATTCCTTGGAGCCCAGGAGTACATGCTTGGAGCCGGGCTGACGAAGCAGGATACCAGCGTGGTCATGAGGCATGAGGAGAAAGGCGTTGTCGACACCGTCCTCATAACAACCGATAGTGAGGGAAACAAGCTTGTCAAAGTACGCGTGAGAGATCTAAGGATTCCCGAGCTTGGGGACAAGTTTGCTTCGAGACATGGTCAGAAAGGAGTGCTGGGACTACTGGTTCCACAGTACGACATGCCTTTCACAGAGGAAGGAGTTGTCCCAGACCTCGTCATAAACCCGCACGCCTTCCCAAGCCGTATGACAGTTGGCCAGTTGATTGAAAGCATAGCCGGGAAAGTCGCTGCCCTGGAGGGGAGGGTTGTAGACGCTACACCATTCCATAAAACCCCTGTTAAAGAGCTTGAAATAGTGTTGAAGAGGCACCGCTACCTACCCACGGGAGAGGAGGTAATGTATGATGGTAGGACTGGCGAGATGATTGAATCCCCGGTGTTCATCGGCATAGTCTACTATCAGAAGCTTCACCACATGGTCAGCGACAAAGTCCATGCCAGGGCAAGAGGCCCTGTTCAAATACTAACCAGGCAACCAACCGAGGGCCGCTCAAGAGCCGGCGGGCTGAGATGGGGTGAGATGGAGGTTGACTGCCTAGTAGGACACGGTACCTCCCTGCTTCTAAGAGAAACTATCCTCGACAGGAGCGACATAACCAGGGTCTACGTCTGCGAGATCTGTGGGCATATTGGATGGTATGATAGGAACAAG